One genomic region from Henningerozyma blattae CBS 6284 chromosome 2, complete genome encodes:
- the TBLA0B07390 gene encoding uncharacterized protein (similar to Saccharomyces cerevisiae RTT107 (YHR154W); ancestral locus Anc_5.94): protein MLFKELNVALINDHSIEFDNIKNCLIQNGVNHLAELDIYELKDIISKYKDSKDCDKIYDWLNSKFDNTIPDFIILNKQSFDQDIFNILTINLLLPIVDFDFLNHSIRDNKVLKLYNYTFANHYIFARQQHLKSKSATPDISSPNLHFYVSNSCFTSIEYLFIKHLIISLGGSLTDILSNSITHLISNKSDDPAIIAIKNHPSKETKFNNINFVFPTWLYHCWKVGSIQNVDNYVIPDNSTDCSTLYEDSWDFINKKISFSNTHISPNLLTNKTFIVSMNLKLSKNLLILINDFIISQNGKIKRYLDENDFSSFKIANCYIGANLISNEYNSLLSNKKLSLGNLIWLLNIWQSQKFIDPSTSIWYTPFQSKLLNGQTTISFTNFYGVQRYYLQLLIYLLGANSSVNLTKKFTNFLIVKKPIGKKFESAKLWNSKGQDIKILNHRWLHDCYIQNKNLKLIPKYLIFPKDNEESIFDSFGYINNHTDMKIDDVFSLSTTQDGGIDSTSTLEGIFQIPQQNINELPSIKNVSNTNPHHSIKYPSQSSIDPFKTPVSLLAPSRPSTVNYSNLTEKLNEACVLSETEINDVNDKETNSSLEETLPPRDSEFQLNNGIPHADDVTILDDDLSIPKKTIYTTKKKKPNLTDKTHKEESVELVAKAPKDLPNNSKKNQIEYISEISSNEIIKSVKCSSPFKNEINDDNDSNNSTTLFSSPSHGSRAAKSKANKRMHTDIESLNQYQKSNKRKKTVEEFEDLENNKKLDKLAKEKLSNILNQKGSKDSNIDIDLLFSKKSPKSCLPYNIEAVCTGCPELNNELELHILKRLGIKIHDDITSDNIDKLNTIFAPKKMRTAKFLKSFSFKPLKYLLTPSFLIDLLAIINGKKSGSIKLPFEKYQIRDFEDDINEQRILNKTNLPTKIFERGNVTNVNLINDIPGGIEVIRSILTSHGMRDIKIIPKTFNKEDFIQNIPSKKDQKDDQSFDCIFIVSKGSQVKKFKKVMNNDMKILAVKWDWCVNSIFNLDVTWDSKDGIVYQS, encoded by the coding sequence ATGCTATTCAAAGAGCTAAATGTTgctttaattaatgatcattctattgaatttgataatattaaaaattgctTAATACAGAATGGTGTAAATCATTTAGCAgaattagatatatatgaattgaaagatattatatcaaaatataaagattcTAAAGATTGtgataaaatttatgaCTGGCtaaattctaaatttgataatactATTCctgattttattattttaaacaaaCAAAGTTTTGAtcaagatatttttaatattttaacaatCAACTTATTATTGCCAATTGtagattttgattttcttaATCATTCCATTAGAGACAATAAGGTATTAAAactatataattatacttttgcaaatcattatatttttgctCGTCAACAACACTTAAAATCAAAGTCCGCCACACCAGATATTAGTTCACCCAATTTACATTTTTATGTTTCCAATTCTTGCTTTACTAGTATAgaatatctttttattaaacaCTTAATCATTTCATTAGGTGGATCTCTTACagatattttatcaaattctaTTACTCatctaatttcaaataaatctgATGATCCGGCGATAATTGCAATTAAAAATCATCCATCAAAGGAAACAAAGTTTAATAACATCAATTTTGTATTTCCAACTTGGTTATACCATTGCTGGAAAGTAGGTTCAATCCAAAACGTGGACAACTATGTAATTCCTGATAATTCTACAGATTGTTCCACTCTTTATGAGGATTCTTGGGACTTTattaataagaaaatatctttttcaaatactCATATTTCCCCCAATCTATTAACTAATAAGACGTTTATTGTATCcatgaatttaaaattgagtaaaaatttattaatactGATAAATGACTTCATTATATCTCAGAAtggtaaaattaaaagatatttagATGAGAATGACTTTAgttcatttaaaatagcAAATTGTTATATTGGAgcaaatttaatttcaaatgaatataattcaCTACtaagtaataaaaaattatcgTTAGGAAATTTGATTTGgctattaaatatttggcAATCccaaaaatttattgatcCATCCACTTCAATATGGTATACCCCATTTCAATCAAAACTTCTCAATGGTCAAACTACAATCTCTTTTACTAATTTCTACGGGGTTCAACgatattatttacaactattaatttatttactgGGAGCCAATTCAAGTGTTAAtcttacaaaaaaattcacgaattttttaattgtaaaaaaaCCAATAggtaaaaaatttgaatctgCAAAGTTATGGAACTCTAAGGGAcaagatataaaaatactaaaCCATCGTTGGCTACATGATTgttatattcaaaataaaaatttgaaattaattccaaagtatttaattttccCAAAGGATAATGAGGaatcaatatttgattcattTGGTTATATCAATAATCATACAGACATGAAAATAGATGAcgtattttcattatcaacTACTCAAGATGGTGGTATAGATAGTACATCCACATTAGAGggaatatttcaaatacctcaacaaaatataaatgaattacCGAGCATAAAAAATGTATCAAATACAAATCCACACCACTCGATAAAATATCCATCTCAAAGTTCGATTGATCCATTTAAGACTCCTGTTTCATTATTAGCACCTTCAAGGCCGTCAACAGTTAATTACTCTAACTTAACTGAAAAACTTAACGAAGCATGCGTTCTATCTGAAACAGAAATAAATGATGTGAATGATAAGGAAACCAATAGTTCTCTAGAAGAAACTTTACCACCTAGAGATTCagaatttcaattgaataatgGTATTCCTCACGCAGATGACGTTACAATATTAGATGATGACTTATCAATACCGAAGAAAACGATATATACAactaaaaagaaaaaaccTAATTTAACAGATAAAACTCATAAAGAAGAATCTGTAGAACTAGTTGCTAAAGCTCCAAAAGATTTACCaaacaattcaaaaaaaaatcaaatagaatatatatctgaaatttcttcaaatgaaataattaaatcagTAAAATGTTCCTCTCCATTCAAAAACGAgattaatgatgataatgacaGTAATAATTCTACGACTTTATTTTCGTCGCCTTCACATGGAAGCAGAGCAGCAAAGTCAAAGGCAAACAAAAGAATGCATACTGATattgaatcattaaatcaatatcaaaaaagCAATAAGCGTAAAAAAACAGTTGAAGAATTCGAAGATTTGGagaataataagaaattagaTAAGTTGGCTAAAGAGAAACTATCAAACATCTTAAATCAAAAGGGTAGTAAAGACAGCAATATAGATATTGATTTACTATTTAGTAAGAAATCACCCAAAAGCTGTTTACCTTATAACATTGAAGCTGTTTGTACAGGGTGCCCAGAgctaaataatgaattagaattacaTATTTTGAAGAGATTAGGCATAAAGATACATGATGATATTACCAGTGATAATATTGACAAATTAAATACAATATTTGCGCCCAAAAAGATGAGGACTGCGAAGTTTTTGAAAAGTTTTAGCTTCAAGCCTTTAAAATACCTTTTAACACCatcttttttaatagatCTTTTGGCAATTATTAATGGTAAAAAATCTGGAAGCATTAAGTTGccttttgaaaaatatcaaatacGAGATTTCGAAGATGACATTAATGAACAACGCATCTTGAATAAGACTAATTTACCaaccaaaatatttgaaagagGCAACGTTACAAATGTTAATCTAATCAACGATATTCCTGGTGGTATAGAAGTTATTAGATCGATTTTAACTTCACATGGCATGCgagatataaaaataataccaaaAACATTTAACAAGGAAGATTTTATACAAAATATACCTTCGAAGAAGGATCAGAAAGATGATCAGTCTTTTGATTGTATTTTCATTGTCAGCAAGGGTTCTCAAGTCAAGAAGTTTAAAAAAGTGATGAATAACGATATGAAGATATTGGCTGTCAAGTGGGATTGGTGTGTTAAttctatatttaatttagaCGTCACCTGGGACTCAAAAGATGGCATTGTTTACCAAAGTTAG
- the NAS6 gene encoding Nas6p (similar to Saccharomyces cerevisiae NAS6 (YGR232W); ancestral locus Anc_5.97): MSSEKYPLHHACMENKFDTAKELIKENPELLLTRDDDDRLPIHWAVSMSSTDIVHLLLDSFPPKAPEMFLCKDEGGWTPYHICSSIGSVEILKKLEAFDVENGHKVDWDIQTKQGMTCLHLAISKKHDAVVTYLLRNGESVRIPDKTGKLPLHRAAALGNIELARILIKHNSPVNKKDSWNVTPIEQALLAGHIKFALDMVHEFDADYEEIDWKDIHADVKKNFLENV, translated from the coding sequence ATGTCTTCTGAAAAATACCCTTTACATCATGCTTGTatggaaaataaatttgatactgctaaagaattaataaaagaaaaccCTGAATTATTACTTACAAGAGATGATGACGATCGTTTACCTATCCATTGGGCTGTATCTATGAGTTCAACAGATATAGTACATTTGTTATTGGACAGTTTTCCTCCCAAGGCACCTGAAATGTTCCTGTGCAAGGATGAAGGTGGTTGGACTCCATATCATATTTGTTCATCTATTGGCTCAGtagaaatattgaaaaagttgGAAGCTTTTGATGTTGAAAATGGACATAAAGTAGACTGGGATATACAGACTAAACAAGGTATGACTTGCTTGCATTTAGCCATTAGCAAAAAACACGATGCCGTCGTTACTTATCTTCTAAGAAACGGTGAATCTGTTCGTATTCCTGACAAGACAGGCAAACTACCATTACATAGAGCAGCTGCCCTAGGAAATATAGAATTAGCCCGTATATTGATTAAACATAATTCACcagtaaataaaaaagattcTTGGAATGTAACACCCATAGAACAAGCGTTGTTAGCAGGCCATATAAAGTTTGCCTTAGATATGGTACATGAATTTGACGCTGATTATGAAGAGATCGATTGGAAAGATATACACGCTGATgtcaagaaaaattttctagAAAATGTGTAA
- the DIE2 gene encoding dolichyl-P-Glc:Glc(2)Man(9)GlcNAc(2)-PP-dolichol alpha-1,2- glucosyltransferase (similar to Saccharomyces cerevisiae DIE2 (YGR227W); ancestral locus Anc_5.101): MNIILYILLLIYFLITFKIINTQVVPFDFIDEKFHVNQTIEYIKGNWFNWDPKITTPPGLYIMGWLNWKFFHYIFNWSTRCILRMTNLLGGAVILPLIVLRPLFFHNAIGFWPINLMIFPLLSMYYYLYYTDVWSSILILESLTLMLTRPVGKYSIWASSIVGGLSCCFRQTNIIWNAYIMVVGLERETMMKKGFNQSHLNNYIKVLINSIEEFPRIVLPFFINFALFLIFIIWNGSITLGDKANHVAGLHLVQIFYCIMFIMIFSIPIWISRRFLENYLIRCLLKPFRTFFEIIGIMLVIRYFTVIHPFLLADNRHYTFYLFKRIINNPYKIIKYGFMSGVYHFSTFVYYEVLRPCELLSSSLQPLVVEDIKEMPLQLTHVSWSALILCTLATVVPSPLFEPRYYILPYLFWRLAITCSAQPFIDDSISDAPKTSDTGVTIVTGTRRLFYEFLWFGLINIFMLIVFIKKPFIWETEENPQHIMW; this comes from the coding sequence atgaatataatcctttatattcttctgcttatttattttttaataacgtttaaaattattaatacaCAAGTTGTACCATTCGATTTTATCGATGAAAAATTCCATGTGAATCAAACGATAGAATATATCAAGGGCAATTGGTTTAATTGGGATCCCAAAATTACCACACCGCCTGGGTTATATATTATGGGCTGGTtaaattggaaatttttccattatattttcaattggtCGACACGCTGTATTTTAAGAATGACAAATCTTCTTGGTGGTGCAGTTATATTACCATTAATTGTATTAAGACCATTATTTTTCCATAATGCCATTGGGTTTTGGCCAATAAACTTAATGATATTTCCTTTGTTGAGCATGTATTACTACTTATATTATACTGATGTTTGGAGCagtatattaatattagaatcatTAACTTTAATGCTTACAAGACCAGTTGGCAAATATAGTATTTGGGCTAGTTCTATAGTTGGTGGACTAAGTTGCTGCTTTAGAcaaactaatattatttggaaCGCCTATATCATGGTAGTTGGATTGGAAAGAGAGACTATGATGAAAAAGGGATTCAATCAATCACATCTCAACAATTATATCAAAGTGTTAATCAATTCCATTGAAGAATTTCCTAGAATCGTTCTTCCatttttcataaattttgctctatttttaatatttataatttggaATGGTTCGATTACATTAGGTGATAAAGCCAATCATGTTGCAGGACTACACCTTGTCCAAATCTTTTATTGCATCATGTTCATTATGATATTTAGCATTCCAATTTGGATCTCAAGGAGATTTTTAGAAAACTACCTAATTAGATGTTTACTAAAACCATTTAGaacattttttgaaataatcgGTATTATGCTGGTAATCAGATACTTTACAGTTATTCATCCATTTTTATTGGCGGACAATAGACATTATAcgttttatttattcaaacgtattataaataacccatacaaaattattaaatatggATTTATGAGTGGTGTTTACCATTTCTCAACTTTTGTGTATTATGAAGTCCTAAGACCATGTGAATTACTATCAAGCTCATTACAACCTTTAGTGGTTGAAGATATCAAAGAAATGCCTTTACAGTTAACTCATGTTTCATGGAGTGCATTGATTTTATGTACTTTAGCAACAGTAGTCCCATCACCTTTATTTGAGCCACGTTACTACATTTTACCATACTTATTTTGGAGACTTGCAATTACATGTAGTGCCCAGCCTTTCATAGACGATAGCATCTCTGATGCCCCAAAAACTAGTGATACAGGTGTAACTATTGTAACAGGTACAAGACGTCTTTTCTACGAATTCCTCTGGTTTGGTCTGATTAACATATTCATGCTTATTGTCTTTATCAAAAAGCCATTTATATGGGAAACAGAAGAGAATCCACAACACATCATGTGGTAG
- the PEX28 gene encoding Pex28p (similar to Saccharomyces cerevisiae PEX28 (YHR150W); ancestral locus Anc_5.103), translating into MDKLGSKYNGLASAYQKHSETISNLTDKGKDVINNSKASYQNIRDNHGISEVKNMVQNTISTSSLPTISSIPSMPSVPEIQNGLKGNYIDKTKEMGSTLLNSGKTQVINLANNNISGFEDLDFDNDENLQTNLGPLIDAFFDQVLLKAIKHKIPERERFTDKAKEIEAELSIIGLIKDIHIISEKLPAVYEFQDALIRIVTWRNPTGTLVCLILGTLMLMNPINIGIIISIFSIYCVMIPGFICKHPYRQDVMSITRRNVTKKCNTRNYGSSFFFDMATSGPSNAWYPISEIKEYDKDSSNLEVKEVDPNNNNIERSGIAFITTVKDIKNLIDHLIQINRMAEQFVFDIGGFKDEYKSSLIFIIWTLLVIIMIWISKFINWNIIIIGNLWIGMLLIHPIFREKLMKLFKTTETEEERLKKEEKLKEEKEKQKYVKKVNMKKMPMRVNDKVMIFDEKPEIAKIEIFEIYKRNELNFNKWEFFLYSTQVFDKNDSFRKSQTPPPGVQRLIDVTSPKPWVFDQNFDWEIDNDVRNWVMERDLVYSKENKMEDEYLVDNEFKRRRLVRTIIRYSAPLWNKNNF; encoded by the coding sequence atgGATAAGTTAGGTAGCAAGTATAATGGCCTAGCAAGTGCTTATCAAAAACACTCGGAGACAATCTCTAATTTGACAGATAAAGGGAAAGATGtgattaataatagtaaagCTAGTTACCAAAACATTAGGGATAATCATGGGATATCTgaagtaaaaaatatggTACAAAATACAATAAGTACGTCTTCTTTACCaacaatttcttcaatacCATCAATGCCTTCAGTGCCCGAAATACAAAATGGTCTTAAGGGAAATTATATTGACAAGACCAAGGAAATGGGATCGACTCTATTGAATTCTGGAAAAACTCAAGTAATAAATCTTgctaacaataatattagtgGATTTGAAGACCTAGATTTTGATAACGATGAAAATTTACAGACAAATTTAGGCCCTTTAATTGATGCATTTTTTGATcaagttttattaaaagcAATAAAACATAAAATACCTGAACGTGAAAGATTTACTGACAAAGCAAAAGAAATCGAAGCAGAGCTTTCTATTATTGGTTTGATAAAAGATATTCATATCATTAGTGAAAAACTTCCCGCAGTGTATGAATTCCAAGATGCCTTAATTAGAATTGTCACTTGGAGAAATCCAACTGGTACTCTagtttgtttaattttaggAACTTTAATGCTTATGAATCCAATTaatattggtattattatttctatattttctatttattGTGTAATGATTCCAGGATTTATCTGCAAACATCCATACAGACAGGATGTAATGTCAATTACAAGGCGTAATGTAACCAAAAAATGTAATACTCGAAATTATGGCTCcagttttttctttgatatGGCTACAAGTGGGCCAAGTAATGCATGGTATCCAATTTctgaaataaaagaatacGATAAAGATAGTTCTAATTTAGAAGTCAAAGAAGTTGATcctaataacaataatatagaAAGAAGTGGAATCGCCTTTATCACTACTGtaaaagatataaaaaaCTTGATAGATCATTTGatacaaataaatagaaTGGCAGAGcaatttgtttttgataTTGGTGGCTTTAAAGACGAATATAAATCAAgcttaatttttattatttggacATTGCTAGTGATTATAATGATTTGGATAAGCAAGTTTATAAATTGgaatatcattataattGGTAATCTATGGATCGGTATGCTACTGATTCATCCAATTTTtagagaaaaattaatgaagtTGTTCAAAACTACTGaaactgaagaagaaagattaaagaaggaagagaaattaaaagaagaaaaggaaaaacaaaaatatgtCAAGAAAGTCAATATGAAAAAGATGCCAATGAGAGTCAATGATAAAGTAATGATATTTGATGAAAAGCCTGAAATAGCTAAGATcgaaatttttgaaatttataaaagaaatgaattaaactttaataaatggGAGTTCTTCTTATATTCAACCCAagtatttgataaaaatgattctTTTAGAAAATCACAAACACCACCACCCGGTGTACAAAGATTGATTGATGTAACTTCACCAAAACCTTGGGTATTTGatcaaaattttgattgggaaattgataatgatgttAGAAATTGGGTAATGGAAAGGGATTTGGTTTATTCtaaggaaaataaaatggaaGATGAATATTTGGTTGATAATGAGttcaaaagaagaagattagTTAGGACAATTATTAGATACTCAGCGCCATTATGgaacaaaaataatttctaa
- the AMA1 gene encoding Ama1p (similar to Saccharomyces cerevisiae AMA1 (YGR225W); ancestral locus Anc_5.104): protein MPRKSSEKFIHYYKTSNGMSNPFANNDNHINTNKRKKIKHNKDYNLNSTNPVINSFETQLNLDRFIPMATSKNAYRSNSPKLKNIINDFASVNMNTNDDLGANDNRLNEEIDSNNFTTLFTNSTSFFSNLRYSGFYDPITSNNRTPVSSLTMPHSSTPIKDNNSISLDDSQYKDKIANSLGFIKQNRVLNFNSSYSYNNSSYSNNNSPKDNSTIFRKDKKRPTYPMDIFDPFLYNFPNKFNDSNDIDKNNTKNINQRPTNRIKSHIPYRVLDAPNLRNDFYSNLISWSITTNNIIVALGYSVYIWSDKIGAIPILNNEYLSTKNDIICSISSCPFNDLVLVGTKKGKLLLFNQTISIERQKIPNNNVSKQIPLFEYQSNNFKGIGCIKWFKEDTKDINKIKFIIGEENGDVTFLNIIEIPPKKLYSKNKYDSSKIYSKRIPSNSKTNYYNIGRTRKGSTTTTNLFDLYTSTRNNAIASNININDDTGSNSMFIFNDLRNSVRSNSQTSNTNSNNSNINSVNSNNKKNLRIPAITKYVSDIEDERLGKDGIFGPMFENNSDYETYTDISTELDFESNDTYSKWEIVHISSFQAQTQQICGISINEDCNLLAVGGNDNSCTLWDITATENPILNYTFPHTAAVKAVSFCPWSKSLLATGGGSKDRKIKFWHTTTGTLIKEVSTKGQITSLIWSTRYKQLVATFGFGDIEKPILATLYSFPSLNPLMQVTSPTPIRALCAVTSPNDSSICVATNDETIRFYDLWSEKEDIINEANEPGLFGSNLIEHMEGINVKREEFIR, encoded by the exons atgcCACGTAAAAGTTCAGaaaaattcattcattattataaaaccAGTAATGGCATGTCAAATCCCTTTGCTAATAATGACAATCATATTAATACAAacaagagaaaaaaaattaaacataACAaagattataatttaaattcaacaaatcctgtaattaattcttttgaaaCTCAATTGAATTTAGATAGATTTATCCCAATGGCTACTTCAAAAAATGCATATCGTTCCAATTCaccaaaattgaaaaatattattaatgattttgCTAGTGTTAATATGAATACTAATGACGACTTGGGAGCAAATGATAATAgattaaatgaagaaattgatagtaataattttacgACGTTATTTACAAACTCTACAAGTTTTTTCTCAAATTTAAGATATTCTGGATTTTATGATCCAATtacaagtaataatagaaCACCAGTTTCTTCATTAACTATGCCACATTCAAGTACTCCgataaaagataataattcaatttctttagaCGATAGTCAATACAAAGATAAAATTGCAAATTCTTTAGGATTCATTAAGCAAAATCgtgttttaaattttaattcttcatattcttataataattcttcttattctaataataattcgCCAAAAGACAATTCCACtatatttagaaaagataaaaaaagacCCACCTATCCTATGGATATATTTGAtccatttttatataactTTCCAAATAAGtttaatgattcaaatgatatagataaaaacaatactaaaaatattaatcaacGACCAAcaaatagaataaaaagtCATATCCCATATAGAGTTCTTGATGCTCcaaatttaagaaatgaTTTTTACTCAAACTTAATATCATGGTCAATCACcacaaataatatcattgtTGCTTTAGGTTACTCTGTTTATATTTGGTCAGATAAAATTGGCGCTATACCAatcttaaataatgaatatttaagtACCAAAAATGATATCATTTGCTCCATCTCATCCTGTccatttaatgatttagtTCTTGTGGGCACTAAAAAAGGGAAACTCTTATTGTTTAATCAGACTATTTCTATTGAAAGACAAAAAATACCGAATAATAATGTATCTAAACAAATTCCACTTTTTGAATATCaaagtaataattttaaggGTATTGGATGTATTAAATGGTTTAAAGAAGATACCAAGGATATAAATaagattaaatttattattggtgAAGAAAATGGCGATGttacatttttaaatattattgaaattcctccaaaaaaattatattccaagaataaatatgattcttcgaaaatatattctaaaaGAATTCCAAGTAACTCTAAAactaattattataatataggaagaacaagaaaagGTTCTACTACCACAACAAATCTTTTTGATTTGTATACTAGCACACGCAATAATGCAATTgcttcaaatataaatataaatgatgATACAGGATCAAATAGCATGTTTATCTTTAATGATTTGAGAAATTCAGTTAGAAGTAATAGCCAAACATCTAATACAAactcaaataattcaaatataaattcagtaaattcaaataataaaaagaatttgagAATTCCAGCAATAACTAAATATGTTAGCGATATTGAAGATGAGAGATTGGGGAAAGATGGAATTTTTGGTCCAatgtttgaaaataatagtgATTATGAGACATATACAGATATTAGCACTGAGCTTGATTTTGAGTCCAATGATACTTACTCTAAATGGGAAATTGTTCACATTTCAAGTTTTCAAGCACAAACACAACAAATTTGCG gtATTTCAATCAACGAAGATTGTAATTTGCTTGCTGTTGGAGGAAATGATAACTCTTGTACTTTGTGGGATATCACAGCAACGGAAAATCCTATTCTGAATTATACATTTCCACATACTGCAGCAGTCAAAGCAGTATCTTTCTGTCCATGGTCAAAATCATTACTTGCTACAGGTGGTGGAAGTAAAGATcgtaaaataaaattttggCACACTACAACGGGCACTCTAATAAAAGAAGTTTCAACTAAAGGACAAATCACATCACTCATTTGGTCAACAAGATATAAACAATTGGTTGCGACATTTGGATTTGGAGATATCGAGAAACCTATTTTGGCAACACTGTATTCATTTCCAAGTTTAAACCCTTTAATGCAAGTAACTTCACCAACGCCTATTCGTGCGCTCTGTGCAGTAACATCTCCAAATGATTCCTCTATTTGTGTTGCAACAAATGATGAAACTATTCGTTTTTATGATTTATGGAGTGAGAaagaagatattattaatgaagcAAATGAACCTGGGTTGTTTGGGTCCAATTTGATCGAGCATATGGAGGGAATAAATGTAAAGCGAgaagaatttattagataa
- the HSV2 gene encoding phosphatidylinositol-3,5-bisphosphate binding protein HSV2 (similar to Saccharomyces cerevisiae HSV2 (YGR223C); ancestral locus Anc_5.105) yields MKVNQVIPNNEDSFVNKYSYTSFNKDYSNFIAVLDNGKIGNEIDDCNNNYANKNNYIKVYDSNPIQFKLSIESINCYKCKILNRSNFIIYIDNFNKNHVYVWDDIKQNNIIKMEFNESVQDIFISKKNIIIVFIDFIEIYTFNKTPRRINVNKIDMLPRGQVDFIELPNNGSKICYISNRNPTQVYCLNIRPDGNTVEDIQIIKAHKTHQVQLIRFNSGGQYLATCSKKGTVIRIFNSDTTQLIKEYRRGSDQATIFDMSFNLTNEYLAVVSDKDTIHIYQTEKESNHRSSSSSNHSHNHNHSMTSNEYFGHTWSNGRIRLHRMGHNNATAHKGSIREQCKLGWSGNALIVLWARSGIWEKYVCIENKWVREAIREI; encoded by the coding sequence ATGAAAGTCAACCAAGTCATACCAAATAATGAGGATAGTTTTGTAAACAAATATAGTTATACCTCTTTCAATAAGGATTATTCCAACTTTATCGCCGTTCTTGATAATGGTAAGATCGGgaatgaaattgatgactgcaataataattatgcaaacaaaaataattatatcaaaGTATATGATAGTAATCCGAtccaattcaaattatcCATAGAATCCATCAATTGTTATAAATGCAAAATTTTGAACCGTAgtaattttatcatttatattgataattttaataagaaTCACGTATATGTATGGGATGATatcaaacaaaataatattatcaaaatggAATTCAATGAATCAGTCcaagatatatttataagtaaaaaaaatatcattattgtaTTCATagattttattgaaatatatacGTTTAATAAAACCCCACGTAGAATAAATGTTAATAAGATAGATATGTTACCTCGAGGACAGGTTGATTTTATTGAGCTACCCAATAATGGATCCAAAATATGTTACATCTCTAATAGGAACCCTACACAAGTTTATTGCTTAAATATTCGCCCAGATGGGAATACAGTTGAAGATATCCAAATCATTAAAGCTCACAAGACTCATCAAGTCCAACTGATTCGTTTTAATAGTGGTGGACAATATCTAGCCACATGCTCTAAAAAGGGTACCGTGATACGCATCTTTAATAGCGATACCACACAACTAATCAAAGAATATAGACGTGGCAGTGATCAAGCAACAATATTTGATATGTCATTCAATTTAACTAATGAATATCTGGCAGTCGTGTCTGATAAGGATACTATACATATCTATCAAACTGAAAAGGAAAGTAATCATcgtagtagtagtagtagtaatCATAGCCACAATCACAATCACAGTATGACAAGTAATGAATATTTCGGCCATACTTGGTCCAATGGCAGAATACGACTACATCGAATGGGTCATAACAATGCCACAGCTCATAAGGGAAGTATTAGGGAACAATGCAAATTAGGTTGGAGTGGGAATGCTTTAATTGTTCTATGGGCTCGCAGTGGAATATGGGAGAAATACGTGTgcattgaaaataaatggGTACGAGAAGCCATTCGAGAAATATAA